From a single Nicotiana tomentosiformis chromosome 2, ASM39032v3, whole genome shotgun sequence genomic region:
- the LOC138905935 gene encoding uncharacterized protein: protein MAEYEACILRLRLAIDMNIKELLVFVDFDLFVHQVLGEWATNNTKILPNLHYVQELIKRFTKIEFKHVPKIQNEFADALATLYSMTQHPDKNFIDPIPIRIHKQPAYCAHIEKEIDGNRWFHDIKEYLAKGEYLEHATHTQKRTLRILANHFFQSGKISYRTLDLGLLRCVAAKEASRLLEEVHAGTCGPHMNGFVLAKKILRVGYF, encoded by the coding sequence ATGgcggaatatgaggcttgcatcttgcgACTCagattggccattgacatgaacattAAGGAGTTGCTGGTATTTGTAGATTTTGATCTTTTTGTGCACCAGGTTCTAGGGGAATGGGCtacgaacaacaccaaaatattgccaaATTTGCACTAtgtacaagagttgatcaagaggttcacaaagatagaattcaaacatgttccgaagatccagaatgagtttgcagatgcgtTAGCCACTTTGTATTCCATGACACAACACCCAgataagaatttcatcgatcctatcccaataagaattcataagcagccagcttattgtgctcatattGAAAAAGAGATTGACGGAAATCGGTGGTTCCATGACATCAAGGAATACTTAGCAAAGGGAGAATATCTAGAGCATGCTACCCATACTCAAAAGCGCACGCTTCGAATATTAGctaaccatttctttcaaagtggaAAAATTTCGTATAGGACTCTTGACTTGGGATTACTACGGTGTGTCGCTGCCAAGGAGgcatccagattgctcgaggaagTACATGCCGGAACCTGTGGaccccacatgaatggtttcgtcttggccaagaaaatactaagagtAGGGTATTTCTAG